TTCGTTCTAACGCCTAAGTACCTTTCGTTAGCTATTGAAGGTTCTGCGCCTGGAATCGGATTGCAGACTGATGTTAGCCTTTATGATTACGTTGCAGGTACATGGGTCACGATCAAGCAGCTAATGTTAAGCGATATTGATCAGGTGTTCACGATTACGCCCAGTGGGCCTGTCGACCAATTCGTGAATTCTCTTACAGGGGAGATCAAAGTGCGTTTTGCTTCGAAGGCGAACCAGGTCGCGCCTCTGAACATGTGGCGGGCGCGATTCGACCGATTCAAATGGTTCCTGGGAAATTGACAAACCGTCATGCACACATAAGGACCGATTACGTCGCACCGCATCTCCAGTTGAGCGACCTAGATCCCGACCCCGCGGCCCAATGGAAGACCTGGCTGGACGGGGCGTTCGCGGCGGGCGTCACCGAACCCCATGCGGCTTGCCTCTCGACAGTCGGTCCGAACGGCCGACCCAGCGGCCGCATGGTATTGATTCGACTTCTAGATCCTGGCTTGCTGACCTTCTTCACTAACTACGAAAGCCGTAAAGCCCTCGAACTCTCGACCGCGCCGTGGGCCGCCTTGACCTTCTATTGGCCCGCCCTGCACCGTCAGGTCCGCGTCGAGGGCAGCGTAGAACGAGCCTCGGCAAAGGACTCCGACGCCTATTTTGCGGGAAGGCCGTATCAAAACCGACTGGCATCGGCTGCCAGCCCGCAAAGTCGCGTCATTAGTGATCCCGGCGAAGTCGAAGAGACGATCGTCCGCCTCAAATCTGAGTTTCCAGACCATGTGCCGAGACCGGCCAACTGGGGCGGCTTCGTTTTGACGCCTGACAGGTTCGAATTCTGGCAAGGGCAACCTGCGAGACTCCACGACAGGTTTCATTACCGACTGACCGGTGGCCAGTGGGTCATAGAGCGCCTTGCTCCGTGATGCAGCAGCTTCTTTGACGCGTCTGAAACGTATGAGCATCGTCGCCGCGCTTCTGGTCACATCCCTGTTGGGCTGTCAAAGCTTATCGAAGGAGCAGCAAATGGACGCTTCGACACAAAAAATCGTCGAGTGGATGAAGAAGACGACGGGTTCGAGCCAGAACCCGACGCCCTCTGTCGTGATGACCGAGGGGTTGAAAGCTCTGATGCCGGGCGTCTCGGTGCAAGCGGTCCACTATCGCGAGTTCCCGGTGCAAGCCGTTCCGAAGAGCCCGATGGCCGTCCGGAGCGTCTTCCTCGTCGACAAATCCGGAAAGGTCGCTCTCTTCACGAAGAGGGAAGACTTCGCCAAAGCCTTCGTCGCCCGTGTCGCACCGGTCGGGTCGGAGGGGCAGGCCCGCGACTTGGCCCTCGGTTACGCCCGTGCTTCGGCCGAATTCAGCCAGGACGGGTTCTTCAAGTTCACGGTCCAGCCCGAAAACGTCATCGTCAAATCGGCGTCAGGCTCCTTGACCGTCACCGCCAAGGTTCCCGTCGTTGAAAAGGGTGGCGACACGGGCTCACTGGTCTCGACGCTGACGTTCGCCGTCGCCCAAGGAGGCAAGGCGAAACTGACCGCCGTCCGGGAGTCGGACACGATCAAGCCTGGTGTCCGCCCTATCTGTCAGTGCACCCTGTTGCTCGACAAGAACCCGATCGTCCGCAAAATGGCCGAACGCGATTTGCTGGTGATGGGCAAGGACGCCTGGCCGTACGTCGAGGAACAAATGGCTCTCGCCTCGCCCGAACTGAGAAGGGAGATCGAGCGCGTTTGGAGACGGATCCTGAACGGCGAGCGCTGAGCTATCGGCGCGGATGGGCGGCCGTGTACTTGCGGCGGACTTCTTCGGTGTCGAGCTGCGTGTAGACCTGGGTCGTGCTGACGCTCGCGTGCCCGAGTAGTTCTTGTACGGTGCGGAGGTCGGCCCCGCCTTTGAGAAGTTGAACGGCGTAGGTGTGCCGCAGGACGTGAGGCCCGACGTGTCGCTCGATCCCGGCCGCCTTCGCGTGCTTCTCCAGAATCCTGTAGGCCATCGAGCGGCTCAGGGCCCGGCCGTGCCCGTCGACGAAGACCTCCCCGACCGGGCGTTTGACCAAGTGCGGGCGCCCTTCGACCAGATACCGCTCGATCCAGGGCAAAGTCAGGGCGGGAAGAGGGATCCATCGGGTCTTGCCCCGCTTTCCCGTGACCCGGAGCGCGGCCGTGTCCAGACTGAGTTCTTCGAACCGCAGGCCGCAAGCCTCGCTCACCCGCAATCCGGCTCCGAACACCGTTTCCATCAGCGCACGGTCGCGCAACCCCTGGGGCGTTTTGAGATCGGGGGCGTCCAAGAGCCGCTCGAGGAGTTCCAGAGGCAGCGCCTTGGGAAGGCGCTTCGGCAAGCGCGTCCCGCTGACCGACGGCAGCTCGCATTCGGGTCCCTGGTGTCGGTGCTTGAGGAATTTGAGAAGCGAGCGAAGGCTCGAGACCCTCCTTCGGAGCGTCGTCACTTTGAGCGGCGGTCCGAGCGACGAACGGTAACGGGCCAGGACCGCCGGGTCGACTTCGCTCCAGTCCGAGAGGCCAAGACCGCGGAAGAACGACGCGGCCGACTCCAGGTCGTTCCGGTAGGCCGTCACCGTGTGGGGACTGGCGTCACGCTGGCCCCGGAGGTGGTCGAGGAACCACTCGGCGGCGTCGGCGAACCCGTCTTGCGCTTCCATACCCATATCGTAGGACGGACGTACATCATGTCGTGCACCTCGGCCCACGCCGCAGGCAGGTACGGCTCCTTCAGATCGAGGTCGTATTCGGCCTGCAACTTCTGGACGAAGGCCTTGTAGTCGGCGACCTGTGCCGTGAAGGGGCCCGGATCCCGTCCGGACGCCGCGACCCGGTCAAGCCCCTCGGTCTCGAAGCTGGAGAACACGACGTAACCGGGCTTGAGGTCGAGCAGTCGGACGTCCCAGTTCTTGCGCTGGGAGTGGTCTTCGGGCAAGTATTGGACGAGGCCGGGCCCAAACTCCTCGATCATGGTCTGGCGCCGACTGTCGAACGGCACGGCGCGCGGCAGTCCGACCTGCCTGTAGAAGGGCGGCGTATAGAACCAAGGGTCGCTGACGAGGCCGATCGTCCTGTCGTCACCAGCCTTGAATCTCTCGATGAACGTATCGACGACGACGTCGCGTGGATCTTTACCGACCATCGCCATCGTGGCCTGCGCCGTCGTGAGCAGCCCACCGCCGGGTATCCCGCCAAGTCCGATCACCCCCAAGGCACCGAGACCGACCCACCTTCGGTTCGGATGGACGTGCGCCCGTCCGACGATCCAGCCCGCACCGACGGCGAGAACAGGGACCAGAGGCAGCGCATAGCGCAGGAACTTGACTTCCGCACGCGCGATCAAAACAAAGTAAGCGACGAAGAAGACGGCGAGCGCCACGGCCCACACGTGCCTTTTGACGGCCGCCCGGCCCAGACCGGCCAAGCCCAGGCCCGTAAGGATGAGCCCGAACCCTATGAAGAGGTTCGTGAGGTGATACAGGAAGCCTGGGGCTGTTCCGGCGAAAACGAGTCCATGGCCTTCCGATGTGTGCGCCATTTCGTATAGGAAATCCCTCATGAACTTAGCGTTATCAATGAGAATTCCCGGCGTCGTGACGACGAACGCGACCAAGCAGACCCCGGCCCCGGCCACAAGGTCGCGCCACTTACGCTCCATCCCGCAGACAACGGCGAGCGGCAAGAGCCCCAGCAACCCCGTGTACTTCGTCCCTGCGCTCAAGCCAAAGAACAGGCCCGCCAAAACGGCAGCACGGACCTTGTCCGCACCTTGGATGCGCAAGCACCAGAGAAGTCCGAGGGTCAGGAAGAAGACGGCAGGGACGTCGACGGTCTGGAACCGGGAGTGGACGACCAGTCCCGGCGCTACCGCCGTCGCAAGGCCGCCGAACACGGCACCGACCCAATGTGTGCGGCTCCATAGGATCAAGAACACGACCCAGGCTATGCCGGCCCCGGCCAGGCAACCCAGAACCCTCCCTGCCAGGTGGTACTTACCGAGCGCACGGACCTGAGCTTCAGGGTCTTTCGGATCCGGTGCTCCGCCATAGACGTTCACAAAGTCCGTCGAAACGCTCAATAACGTAAGGTAAAGGGTTCCATAGTTGTAAAAACCAGGAGCGAACTTGCCTTCAGCAGGCTTGACCTGCCGGCTATAAGACCAGATGACCGGCTCGTCCGGGTGGTAGCTCCAGTCATGGCGGTCGTCGGGCAGTCCCCAACCGACGCCGGCCGACCGGATCAAAAAAGCGACGAGGAAGAGGGCCAGTCCGATGACGGCCGGATGGGTGAACCTCTTCATCGCCGCGAGTATAGCGGTTGGACGGGCGCGCCGGTCGGTGGCGCCTCGAAGGGCCGCCGGTACACTCCCGGCCCATGCTCGACAACTTGACCCGGCGCCTTGCCGGTGTCTTCGCCGGACTGCGGAAGAAGGGCCGGCTCAACGAGGACGACGTCACGGCGATGCTCCGTGAGGTCCGGGTCGCGTTGCTCGAGGCCGACGTCAATTTCGCAGTGGCCAAGGACTTCGTCGCCAAGGTCAAGGACAAGGCCATCGGTGAAGAGGTCTTCGGTAGCTTGACCGCTGACCAGACGCTCCTTAAGATCGTCCGAGACGAGCTGGTGGACCTGCTCGGGGGCCACGACGTGCCGTTCCAGTGGAGCCCGTCGCCTCCGACCGTCGTCCTGATGGCGGGATTGCAGGGCTCGGGCAAGACGACGACGTGCGCGAAGCTCGCGAAGTGGCTCTTGAAGCAAGGCAAGAAGCCTCTGCTCGTGGCTTGCGACCTTCAACGTCCGGCTGCGGTCAAACAACTCGAGGTCTTGGGCGAGCAGGTCGGAGTCCCGGTCTTCGGTCCGAACGGCGTCAGCGAGGGCCCGACCTCGGCTGCTGTGGGCGGGTCGACCGATCCCGTGGCCGTCGCCAAACGGGCCATGGACTATGCCCGGCACTACTTCCTGGACGTGGTCATCGTCGACACGGCCGGCCGGCTGAGCATCGACGAACCGTTGATGGCCGAGTTGAAGTCGGTTTCGGCGGCCGTGCGGCCTT
This genomic window from Armatimonadota bacterium contains:
- a CDS encoding tyrosine-type recombinase/integrase, which translates into the protein MEAQDGFADAAEWFLDHLRGQRDASPHTVTAYRNDLESAASFFRGLGLSDWSEVDPAVLARYRSSLGPPLKVTTLRRRVSSLRSLLKFLKHRHQGPECELPSVSGTRLPKRLPKALPLELLERLLDAPDLKTPQGLRDRALMETVFGAGLRVSEACGLRFEELSLDTAALRVTGKRGKTRWIPLPALTLPWIERYLVEGRPHLVKRPVGEVFVDGHGRALSRSMAYRILEKHAKAAGIERHVGPHVLRHTYAVQLLKGGADLRTVQELLGHASVSTTQVYTQLDTEEVRRKYTAAHPRR
- the pdxH gene encoding pyridoxamine 5'-phosphate oxidase: MVPGKLTNRHAHIRTDYVAPHLQLSDLDPDPAAQWKTWLDGAFAAGVTEPHAACLSTVGPNGRPSGRMVLIRLLDPGLLTFFTNYESRKALELSTAPWAALTFYWPALHRQVRVEGSVERASAKDSDAYFAGRPYQNRLASAASPQSRVISDPGEVEETIVRLKSEFPDHVPRPANWGGFVLTPDRFEFWQGQPARLHDRFHYRLTGGQWVIERLAP
- a CDS encoding glycosyltransferase family 39 protein gives rise to the protein MKRFTHPAVIGLALFLVAFLIRSAGVGWGLPDDRHDWSYHPDEPVIWSYSRQVKPAEGKFAPGFYNYGTLYLTLLSVSTDFVNVYGGAPDPKDPEAQVRALGKYHLAGRVLGCLAGAGIAWVVFLILWSRTHWVGAVFGGLATAVAPGLVVHSRFQTVDVPAVFFLTLGLLWCLRIQGADKVRAAVLAGLFFGLSAGTKYTGLLGLLPLAVVCGMERKWRDLVAGAGVCLVAFVVTTPGILIDNAKFMRDFLYEMAHTSEGHGLVFAGTAPGFLYHLTNLFIGFGLILTGLGLAGLGRAAVKRHVWAVALAVFFVAYFVLIARAEVKFLRYALPLVPVLAVGAGWIVGRAHVHPNRRWVGLGALGVIGLGGIPGGGLLTTAQATMAMVGKDPRDVVVDTFIERFKAGDDRTIGLVSDPWFYTPPFYRQVGLPRAVPFDSRRQTMIEEFGPGLVQYLPEDHSQRKNWDVRLLDLKPGYVVFSSFETEGLDRVAASGRDPGPFTAQVADYKAFVQKLQAEYDLDLKEPYLPAAWAEVHDMMYVRPTIWVWKRKTGSPTPPSGSSTTSGASVTPVPTR